The following are encoded in a window of bacterium genomic DNA:
- a CDS encoding aminopeptidase produces the protein MTSLKDMKKRLAFAPRHVRDRLSDVEVQDAFDFGEAYRTYVSAAKTERESTRRLAALARDAGFADPGEAAERLVVEYRDKCVAVARHGSRPLTDGLNLVVAHHDSPRLDLKPRPLYEDGGIAMLKTHYFGGVRKHQWVTRPLALHGRVVTASGANVDLRIGEDAGDPVFTILDLLPHLAHKRQEPKKLSEAFPGEKLNVVCGGMPIGGEDDTERVRTGVLAILHERYGLVEEDLVSADIEIVPAGEARFVGFDRAFIGAYGHDDRACAYSAVRALLDTTGGDRACAAIVFDREEVGSFGTTGAQGRFVHHVLERLFEASGADPREIDLSRALHASKVLSADVAAAFDPDWPEVHEKRNAARAGHGIVLKKYTGTRGKSGGSEAPAELVGEVRRLLNAAGVAWQPGTMGRIDEGGGGTVAKFLTRTGADVLDAGPPVLAMHAPFELLHVLDLYSAYQAYRAFFEYQP, from the coding sequence ATGACTTCCCTCAAAGACATGAAAAAACGCCTCGCCTTTGCACCTCGCCATGTGCGTGACCGCCTCTCCGACGTGGAGGTGCAGGACGCCTTCGATTTCGGCGAAGCGTATCGCACTTACGTTTCGGCCGCGAAAACCGAACGCGAATCGACGCGCCGACTTGCCGCGCTGGCGCGCGACGCGGGCTTCGCCGATCCCGGCGAGGCGGCCGAGCGTCTTGTCGTCGAATACCGCGACAAATGCGTCGCGGTGGCGCGGCACGGAAGCCGGCCGCTGACCGACGGGCTCAACCTTGTCGTCGCGCATCACGATTCGCCGCGTCTCGATCTCAAGCCGCGCCCGCTTTATGAAGATGGCGGGATCGCCATGCTCAAGACGCACTACTTCGGCGGCGTCCGGAAGCACCAGTGGGTGACGCGCCCGCTCGCGCTGCATGGCCGCGTCGTCACGGCCTCCGGCGCGAACGTCGATCTGCGCATCGGCGAGGATGCGGGCGATCCCGTGTTCACGATTCTCGATCTGCTCCCGCACCTGGCGCACAAGCGGCAGGAGCCGAAAAAGCTCTCCGAGGCGTTCCCCGGCGAAAAGCTGAATGTCGTGTGCGGCGGCATGCCCATCGGCGGCGAGGACGACACCGAGCGCGTGCGCACTGGCGTGCTCGCGATCCTGCATGAGCGCTACGGCCTCGTGGAGGAGGATCTCGTCAGCGCCGACATCGAGATCGTGCCCGCGGGCGAGGCGCGTTTTGTCGGATTCGACCGCGCGTTCATCGGCGCATACGGCCACGACGACCGCGCGTGCGCGTATTCCGCCGTGCGCGCGCTTCTCGACACCACGGGCGGCGACCGCGCGTGCGCCGCGATCGTCTTCGATCGCGAGGAGGTTGGCTCGTTCGGCACCACCGGCGCGCAGGGACGCTTCGTGCATCACGTTCTCGAACGCCTGTTCGAGGCCTCGGGCGCGGACCCGCGCGAGATCGATCTTTCGCGCGCGCTGCACGCGTCGAAGGTGTTGTCCGCGGATGTCGCCGCCGCGTTCGATCCCGACTGGCCCGAAGTGCATGAAAAGCGCAACGCCGCGCGCGCCGGCCACGGCATCGTGCTCAAGAAATACACGGGCACCCGAGGCAAATCGGGCGGCTCGGAGGCGCCGGCGGAACTCGTCGGCGAGGTACGCCGCCTGCTCAACGCCGCGGGCGTGGCGTGGCAGCCTGGCACGATGGGACGCATCGACGAGGGCGGCGGCGGAACCGTCGCCAAGTTCCTCACGCGCACCGGCGCGGACGTGCTCGACGCCGGGCCGCCCGTGCTCGCCATGCACGCTCCGTTCGAACTGCTGCACGTGCTCGATCTCTACAGCGCGTACCAGGCTTACCGCGCGTTTTTCGAATACCAGCCGTGA